A genome region from Cognatishimia activa includes the following:
- a CDS encoding DUF1810 domain-containing protein has product MNGPNDLERFLGPQELTHAKALSEMRAGLKLSHWIWWEFPQLRGLGTSVKSVKYGLADLSEARFYLAHPLLGPRLVELSMALMAHRGAAPEAVLGPVDARKVQSMATLFSRIDGAPAVFQDILDGFYGGMRCMRTDQMLAS; this is encoded by the coding sequence TTGAACGGACCAAATGATTTAGAACGATTTCTCGGCCCTCAGGAGCTGACCCACGCCAAGGCCCTGTCCGAAATGCGGGCAGGCCTAAAGCTGAGCCATTGGATCTGGTGGGAGTTCCCGCAACTGCGTGGCCTTGGGACATCGGTGAAATCAGTCAAATACGGCCTCGCTGACCTCAGCGAGGCTCGTTTTTATTTGGCGCACCCGTTGCTCGGGCCACGATTGGTAGAGCTGTCTATGGCTTTGATGGCGCATCGTGGAGCTGCGCCTGAGGCGGTTTTAGGGCCCGTGGACGCGCGCAAAGTGCAAAGCATGGCCACGCTGTTTTCGCGTATCGATGGTGCGCCTGCCGTGTTTCAGGATATTCTGGACGGGTTTTACGGCGGGATGCGATGTATGCGCACGGATCAAATGCTTGCCTCTTAA
- a CDS encoding class I SAM-dependent DNA methyltransferase: MSKDQAPGLGAAYALQTPEDSVRLYADWADSYDSDFVARSDYILHIQVARMFAQQGGDGPVLDIGAGTGILAEALAQSKIGPIDATDISQEMLHVAEAKNIYRRLFTGDLTQRLPVEDGTYNGIVSSGTFTHGHVGPDALDEVMRITKPGGLLCLSINAEHYKAQGFAAKIEALMPQITDLQLPQLPIYGPNSTSDHKDDLAVIATFRKA, translated from the coding sequence ATGAGTAAAGATCAAGCACCTGGACTTGGGGCCGCCTACGCGCTGCAGACGCCCGAAGATTCCGTCCGCCTCTATGCGGATTGGGCGGACAGTTATGACAGCGACTTCGTGGCGAGGTCAGACTATATCCTGCATATCCAGGTCGCCCGGATGTTTGCGCAGCAGGGCGGGGATGGGCCGGTGCTGGATATCGGGGCCGGAACGGGGATACTTGCTGAAGCACTGGCGCAGAGTAAAATTGGCCCGATTGACGCGACAGATATCTCTCAGGAAATGCTCCACGTCGCTGAGGCTAAAAACATCTATCGCCGCCTCTTTACCGGAGACCTCACGCAGCGCCTGCCGGTCGAGGATGGAACATATAATGGGATCGTCAGTTCAGGCACATTCACCCATGGCCATGTTGGCCCGGACGCGCTTGACGAGGTGATGCGGATCACGAAACCGGGCGGTTTGCTGTGCTTGTCGATCAATGCCGAACATTACAAGGCGCAGGGGTTTGCGGCCAAGATCGAAGCCTTAATGCCTCAGATTACCGATCTGCAGCTTCCGCAACTGCCGATCTATGGGCCAAACAGCACGTCAGATCACAAAGACGATCTGGCCGTGATCGCGACTTTCCGCAAAGCCTGA
- a CDS encoding SDR family oxidoreductase yields the protein MSKTLLSLGHGFSAQALADRLVPQGWRVIGTTRKPAKFAQLEAQGVEPMLWPSDIRQPLADATHLLTSAGPDAEGDPILREAYEAIAKAAPNLEWVGYLSTTGVYGDHDGGWVDETSPTEPATVRGQRRVKSEQEWLNIPDLPVHVFRLAGIYGPGRGPFAKLRKGVAQRVIKKNQIFSRTHVEDIAQVLEASINAPNPGRIYNVCDDDPQPPEVVLEYAAHLLGMEPPPAVPFEEAEMSPMARSFYSDSKRVRNDRIKGELGVALKYPDFKSALHAMLEEETK from the coding sequence ATGAGCAAGACACTCTTATCCCTCGGACATGGATTTTCCGCACAGGCCCTCGCAGACCGACTGGTGCCGCAAGGCTGGCGTGTCATCGGCACAACCCGCAAACCCGCGAAATTCGCGCAGCTAGAGGCACAGGGGGTCGAGCCAATGCTTTGGCCTTCCGACATTCGCCAGCCTCTCGCGGACGCAACACACCTCCTGACCTCTGCCGGCCCAGATGCCGAGGGCGATCCAATCTTGCGTGAGGCCTATGAGGCCATCGCCAAAGCCGCGCCCAATCTTGAGTGGGTCGGCTATCTCTCCACCACGGGCGTCTATGGAGATCATGACGGTGGCTGGGTCGATGAGACCTCCCCAACAGAGCCCGCCACAGTACGTGGCCAGCGCCGTGTGAAATCGGAACAAGAGTGGCTGAATATCCCAGACCTTCCGGTCCACGTCTTTCGTCTGGCAGGCATCTATGGCCCCGGCCGTGGCCCTTTCGCGAAACTGCGAAAAGGCGTGGCCCAGCGCGTGATCAAAAAGAACCAGATCTTCTCGCGCACCCATGTGGAAGACATCGCGCAGGTTCTGGAAGCCTCAATCAACGCGCCCAACCCGGGCCGCATCTACAACGTCTGCGATGACGACCCCCAGCCGCCAGAAGTGGTTCTGGAATACGCCGCGCACCTGCTCGGGATGGAGCCCCCGCCCGCTGTGCCCTTCGAAGAGGCAGAGATGAGTCCAATGGCCCGCAGCTTCTATTCCGACAGCAAGCGCGTCCGCAATGATCGCATCAAGGGCGAGCTGGGCGTGGCGCTCAAATACCCAGACTTCAAATCCGCCCTGCACGCCATGCTTGAAGAAGAAACCAAATAG
- the dxs gene encoding 1-deoxy-D-xylulose-5-phosphate synthase — MSARPDTPLLDRVNKPEDLKHLSDAELARLADELRAETISAVSETGGHLGAGLGVVELTVALHAVFDTPKDKLIWDVSHQCYPHKILTGRRDRIRTLRMKDGLSGFTKRSESVFDPFGAAHSSTSISAALGFSVARDLGGQCDGGLGDAIAVIGDGSISAGMAYEAMNNAGHLGKRLFVILNDNDMSIAPPVGAMSSYLSRLYAGEPFQELKAAAKGAVSLLPEPFREGAKRAKDMLKGMTVGGTLFEALGFSYLGPIDGHDMEQLLPVLRTVQERATGPMLLHVVTQKGKGYGPAEAARDKGHATAKFDVPTGKQQKAPSNAPSYTSVFGQTLTEMAAEDDKIVAVTAAMPDGTGLNLFAERYPSRCFDVAIAEQHGVTFCAGLAAGGMKPFCTMYSTFLQRGYDQVVHDVAIQRLPVRFAIDRAGLVGADGATHAGSFDIAYMANLPGMVVMAAADEAELKHMVATAVAHDEGPIAFRYPRGEGVGVELPERGEVLEIGKGRMIQEGKRVALLSFGTRLEEVRKAAEALAAKGITPTIADARFAKPLDRDMILSLAANHEALITIEEGAVGGFGSHVAQLLAEEGVFDGGLKYRSMVLPDIFIDQASPRDMYEVAAMNAEQIETKVLDTLSIAQIGNKSA, encoded by the coding sequence ATGTCGGCCAGACCAGACACGCCTCTGCTTGACCGGGTGAACAAACCCGAAGACCTAAAGCACCTCAGCGACGCCGAATTGGCGCGGCTGGCAGATGAGCTGCGGGCCGAGACGATTTCAGCTGTGTCTGAGACAGGTGGGCATTTGGGCGCAGGGCTTGGCGTTGTTGAGCTGACCGTCGCGCTGCATGCGGTGTTTGACACGCCCAAGGACAAGCTGATCTGGGACGTCAGCCATCAATGTTACCCGCATAAGATCCTGACAGGGCGTCGGGATCGGATCCGGACATTGCGGATGAAAGATGGTCTGAGCGGGTTCACCAAACGCTCTGAGTCGGTGTTTGATCCCTTTGGGGCGGCGCATTCCTCGACCTCGATTTCAGCGGCTTTGGGGTTTTCCGTCGCGCGGGATTTGGGCGGTCAGTGCGACGGCGGTTTGGGCGACGCAATTGCGGTGATTGGCGATGGCTCGATTTCTGCGGGCATGGCCTATGAGGCGATGAACAACGCGGGCCATTTGGGCAAACGCTTGTTTGTGATCCTCAATGACAACGACATGTCGATTGCGCCTCCTGTGGGGGCGATGTCCTCCTATCTGAGCCGCCTCTATGCGGGTGAGCCGTTTCAGGAATTGAAAGCGGCGGCCAAGGGGGCGGTGTCTTTGTTGCCAGAGCCGTTCCGTGAGGGGGCTAAGCGCGCCAAGGATATGCTCAAAGGCATGACGGTTGGCGGGACGCTCTTTGAGGCGCTGGGCTTTTCCTATCTGGGGCCGATTGACGGGCACGATATGGAGCAGCTTTTGCCTGTGTTACGCACGGTGCAGGAACGGGCGACCGGGCCGATGCTGCTGCATGTTGTGACGCAGAAGGGCAAGGGTTATGGGCCGGCTGAGGCTGCGCGGGACAAAGGCCACGCGACGGCGAAGTTTGACGTGCCGACCGGAAAACAGCAGAAGGCGCCAAGCAACGCACCAAGTTATACGAGCGTCTTTGGCCAGACCCTGACCGAGATGGCCGCAGAGGACGACAAGATCGTCGCGGTGACGGCGGCGATGCCCGATGGCACGGGGCTGAACCTTTTTGCAGAACGCTACCCGAGCCGATGCTTTGACGTAGCGATTGCCGAGCAGCATGGGGTGACCTTCTGTGCCGGTCTCGCGGCAGGGGGGATGAAACCCTTCTGTACGATGTATTCGACCTTCCTGCAGCGCGGCTATGATCAGGTTGTGCATGATGTGGCGATCCAGCGCCTGCCAGTTCGTTTCGCGATTGACCGCGCTGGCTTGGTTGGCGCGGATGGCGCGACACACGCGGGCAGTTTTGACATTGCCTATATGGCGAACCTGCCGGGTATGGTTGTCATGGCAGCGGCGGATGAGGCCGAGCTTAAGCATATGGTCGCGACGGCTGTGGCGCATGATGAGGGTCCGATTGCTTTCCGCTATCCGCGCGGTGAAGGCGTGGGCGTTGAACTGCCAGAACGCGGCGAAGTTCTAGAGATCGGCAAGGGCCGCATGATCCAAGAGGGCAAACGTGTGGCGCTCTTGTCCTTTGGCACACGCTTGGAAGAGGTGCGTAAGGCGGCGGAAGCCTTGGCGGCGAAAGGTATCACGCCTACGATTGCGGATGCGCGTTTTGCCAAGCCTTTGGACCGCGACATGATCCTGAGCCTTGCGGCGAACCACGAAGCTCTGATCACCATCGAAGAAGGTGCGGTTGGCGGCTTTGGCTCGCATGTGGCGCAGCTGTTGGCCGAAGAGGGCGTCTTTGACGGCGGCCTCAAGTACCGCTCGATGGTGCTGCCGGATATCTTTATCGATCAGGCCAGCCCGCGTGACATGTATGAGGTCGCGGCGATGAATGCCGAGCAGATTGAGACAAAGGTTCTGGATACTCTGAGCATCGCTCAGATCGGCAACAAAAGCGCCTGA
- a CDS encoding polyprenyl synthetase family protein, translated as MAPMGELPVVEAMRYATARGKRLRAFLVLESARLHGIDAAQAIWPATAIEAMHAYSLVHDDLPCMDDDDMRRGLPTVHVKWDYATAVLAGDALQTLAFECAAHTEVSDSAEVRADLALSLARAAGAQGMVLGQALDMAAETSDVPLTLEEITALQAGKTGALFAWSATAGARMAGADTAPLKAYADALGLAFQIWDDVLDIEGDAEKVGKTLGKDEKAGKATFVSLLGMDAAKSRARDLVESCASALDPYGSDADTLRDAARFVIARDS; from the coding sequence ATGGCGCCGATGGGCGAACTGCCCGTTGTTGAGGCCATGCGCTATGCGACGGCGCGCGGCAAACGGTTGCGGGCGTTTCTGGTGCTGGAATCGGCGCGGTTGCATGGGATTGACGCGGCGCAGGCGATCTGGCCCGCGACGGCTATTGAGGCGATGCATGCCTATTCCTTGGTGCATGATGATCTGCCCTGCATGGATGACGACGACATGCGGCGCGGCCTGCCGACGGTGCATGTGAAATGGGACTATGCGACGGCGGTTCTGGCCGGGGATGCTCTGCAGACGTTGGCCTTTGAATGTGCCGCGCATACCGAGGTCAGCGACAGCGCCGAGGTGCGCGCGGATCTGGCGTTGAGTTTGGCGCGGGCTGCAGGTGCTCAGGGCATGGTTTTGGGGCAGGCCTTGGATATGGCGGCTGAGACCTCTGATGTGCCTCTGACGTTGGAAGAGATCACGGCACTCCAGGCAGGTAAGACCGGGGCGCTTTTTGCGTGGTCGGCAACTGCCGGTGCACGGATGGCGGGGGCGGATACAGCTCCGCTTAAGGCCTATGCGGATGCCTTGGGTTTGGCCTTTCAGATCTGGGATGACGTTCTTGATATCGAAGGGGATGCCGAGAAGGTCGGTAAGACTCTGGGCAAGGATGAAAAGGCCGGAAAGGCGACTTTTGTGTCACTTTTGGGCATGGATGCGGCGAAATCTCGCGCCCGCGACCTTGTTGAATCCTGTGCCAGCGCCCTAGATCCTTATGGTAGCGATGCCGATACCTTGCGAGACGCCGCCCGCTTTGTTATCGCGCGGGACAGCTAA
- a CDS encoding exodeoxyribonuclease VII small subunit, giving the protein MSDTPVSEMSFEQAMAELEQVVGKLERGDVALEDSIKLYERGAELKARCEAKLKEAEEKVAAITLDGNGEPSGLKPVEGL; this is encoded by the coding sequence ATGAGCGATACCCCTGTTTCCGAGATGTCATTTGAACAAGCGATGGCCGAGCTTGAGCAGGTCGTGGGCAAACTCGAGCGCGGCGATGTGGCGCTTGAGGACAGCATCAAGCTTTATGAACGCGGGGCCGAGCTGAAGGCGCGCTGTGAGGCGAAGCTGAAGGAAGCCGAGGAAAAGGTTGCGGCCATCACATTGGATGGTAACGGCGAGCCCTCTGGGCTGAAGCCTGTCGAAGGGCTGTAG
- a CDS encoding histone deacetylase family protein, translated as MATAVYFHEDCLKHVTPAGHPEQVARLEYIARALEGVSGLDRRAAPECSDADILLCHPQSHLDAITAAEPASGSIALDGDTHMSPGSVMAARRAVGANVAAVDAVLGGEVGNAFVATRPPGHHAEQTTPMGFCLFGNVAIAAKHAMERHGLNRVTIVDFDVHHGNGTQALLWDEPRAQFFSSHQSPLWPGSGNPNETGGHNNIWNHPLAPHSTGVEMRKLYEREILPAIDRFEPELILISAGFDAHADDPLAQLNWQAEDFVWLTQELCKLANRHCQGRVVSTLEGGYDLRALAASVAAHVEVLMENAQ; from the coding sequence GTGGCGACTGCAGTTTATTTTCATGAAGATTGTCTGAAACATGTGACACCTGCGGGGCATCCAGAACAAGTGGCGCGACTGGAGTATATTGCGCGGGCTTTGGAAGGTGTGTCGGGGTTGGATCGACGCGCGGCGCCGGAGTGTTCGGATGCGGATATCTTGCTCTGTCATCCGCAAAGCCATCTTGATGCGATCACAGCTGCGGAGCCCGCGTCAGGGTCGATTGCCTTGGATGGCGATACGCATATGTCGCCCGGGTCTGTCATGGCGGCTCGGCGTGCGGTTGGGGCGAATGTGGCGGCTGTTGATGCTGTTTTAGGCGGCGAGGTCGGCAATGCTTTTGTCGCGACGCGGCCGCCGGGGCATCATGCGGAACAGACGACTCCGATGGGGTTCTGCCTCTTTGGCAATGTGGCGATTGCGGCGAAACACGCGATGGAGCGACATGGGTTGAACCGGGTGACCATCGTGGATTTTGATGTGCATCACGGGAACGGGACTCAGGCGCTTTTGTGGGACGAGCCGCGCGCGCAGTTCTTTTCCAGCCACCAAAGCCCTCTTTGGCCGGGGTCTGGGAATCCCAATGAGACCGGCGGGCACAACAATATCTGGAACCATCCGCTGGCTCCGCATTCTACGGGTGTCGAGATGCGCAAACTCTATGAGCGCGAAATCCTTCCGGCGATAGATCGGTTTGAACCCGAGCTGATCCTGATATCTGCAGGGTTTGATGCCCATGCAGATGACCCTCTGGCGCAGCTCAATTGGCAGGCCGAAGATTTCGTCTGGCTCACGCAAGAGCTGTGCAAACTGGCAAATCGCCATTGTCAGGGCCGCGTTGTCTCGACTTTGGAGGGCGGATATGATCTGAGGGCTTTGGCCGCGTCCGTGGCCGCCCATGTAGAGGTCCTGATGGAGAACGCGCAATGA
- a CDS encoding response regulator, giving the protein MDLEPHLLIVDDDERIRGLLQKFLMRNGFLVSAARDAAHARRILSGLEFDMIILDVMMPGEDGVSLTAAIRETSKTPIMLLTAKGETEDRIKGLEAGADDYLGKPFEPKELLLRINAILRRMPEKSEADLVPKVLNLGPIRYDIERGEMWQGDTPVRLTATENQLMKIFSACPGEAVSRAKLVEDLGRDRGQAQERAVDVQITRLRRKIETDPKQPRYLQTVRGAGYMLAPD; this is encoded by the coding sequence ATGGACCTAGAGCCACATCTGCTGATCGTTGACGACGACGAGCGTATCCGCGGCTTGTTGCAGAAATTCCTGATGCGGAATGGGTTTCTGGTGTCGGCTGCGCGCGATGCGGCCCATGCGCGGCGGATCCTGTCTGGGCTTGAGTTTGATATGATCATCCTCGATGTGATGATGCCCGGTGAGGATGGCGTAAGCCTGACAGCGGCCATTCGGGAGACCTCCAAAACGCCGATCATGCTGTTGACCGCCAAAGGGGAAACCGAAGACCGGATCAAGGGGCTCGAGGCCGGGGCAGATGACTACCTTGGCAAGCCGTTTGAGCCCAAAGAGTTGTTGCTGCGCATCAACGCGATCCTGCGGCGGATGCCCGAGAAATCCGAAGCGGATCTGGTGCCTAAGGTGCTGAATTTGGGGCCAATTCGCTATGACATCGAACGCGGCGAGATGTGGCAGGGTGACACGCCTGTGCGGCTAACGGCGACGGAAAACCAATTGATGAAGATCTTCTCGGCCTGTCCCGGCGAGGCGGTGAGCCGCGCGAAACTGGTTGAGGATCTGGGTCGCGACAGGGGGCAAGCGCAGGAGCGCGCGGTGGATGTTCAGATCACGCGCCTGCGTCGCAAGATTGAAACGGATCCAAAGCAGCCGCGTTACCTGCAGACCGTGCGGGGCGCGGGCTATATGCTAGCGCCTGATTAA
- a CDS encoding MarR family winged helix-turn-helix transcriptional regulator, translated as MGDTYGGESLLFLTDEQLRQGIEAMYFAYRGFTADPDRILATMAYGRAHHRAIHFINRAPGTTVTNLLDILGVTKQSLNRVLRTLIEDGLVESHVGKTDKRERNLYLTEEGVALEARLSDAQRVRMRAAYRDAGPEAVAGFRRVLEAMMDTEMRRKNDALRDGGS; from the coding sequence ATGGGCGACACTTACGGCGGAGAGAGCCTTTTATTCCTGACAGATGAACAGCTGCGTCAGGGGATTGAGGCGATGTATTTCGCATACCGCGGCTTTACAGCGGATCCTGATCGGATCCTGGCAACGATGGCCTATGGGCGCGCGCATCACCGCGCGATCCACTTTATCAACCGCGCACCGGGCACGACTGTGACCAATTTGCTCGATATTTTAGGGGTCACGAAACAGTCTCTTAATCGTGTTTTGCGCACGTTGATCGAAGATGGTCTGGTCGAAAGTCATGTTGGAAAGACGGACAAGCGCGAGCGCAATTTGTATCTGACCGAGGAAGGCGTGGCGCTTGAGGCGCGGCTGTCTGATGCGCAACGGGTGCGGATGCGGGCGGCCTATCGTGACGCGGGCCCAGAAGCGGTTGCCGGGTTCCGGCGGGTGCTGGAGGCCATGATGGACACCGAAATGCGCCGAAAGAATGACGCCCTAAGGGATGGAGGATCCTGA
- a CDS encoding branched-chain amino acid aminotransferase: MAGGYDDRDGKIWLDGEMVEWREANVHILSHAMHYASSVFEGERAYNGKIFKSVEHSERLLKSGEMLDMPIPYTVEELEAAKYAALEANGLTDAYVRAVAWRGAGDDMGVASSKNPVRVAVAVWEWGAYYGDAKFQGAKLDIAKWKRPSPETIPTAAKAAGLYMICTMSKHAAEAKGCSDALFYDYRGYVAEATGANVFFVKDGEVHTPIPDAILNGITRQTVIQMLKDKGITVHERHIMPEELGSFEQCWLTGTAAEVTPVGQIGEHTFEVGDITRDIAESYEALVRA; the protein is encoded by the coding sequence ATGGCAGGCGGATATGATGATCGCGACGGCAAGATCTGGTTGGACGGCGAAATGGTGGAGTGGCGCGAGGCCAACGTCCACATCCTGAGCCACGCGATGCACTATGCAAGCTCTGTCTTCGAGGGCGAGCGCGCCTACAACGGCAAGATCTTCAAGAGCGTTGAGCATTCTGAGCGCCTGCTGAAGTCCGGCGAGATGCTGGATATGCCGATCCCCTACACCGTCGAAGAACTCGAAGCCGCGAAATACGCAGCGCTTGAGGCCAATGGCCTGACCGACGCCTATGTACGTGCCGTTGCATGGCGCGGCGCGGGTGACGACATGGGCGTTGCGTCCTCAAAGAACCCTGTTCGCGTTGCTGTCGCGGTTTGGGAATGGGGCGCTTATTATGGCGACGCGAAATTCCAAGGCGCGAAACTCGATATCGCGAAATGGAAACGCCCGTCCCCTGAAACCATCCCAACGGCTGCCAAGGCTGCCGGCCTCTACATGATCTGCACCATGTCCAAACACGCCGCCGAGGCGAAAGGCTGCTCGGACGCGCTGTTTTACGACTATCGCGGCTATGTGGCGGAAGCGACCGGCGCGAACGTCTTTTTCGTGAAAGACGGCGAAGTCCACACGCCGATCCCAGACGCGATCCTGAACGGCATCACCCGCCAGACCGTCATTCAGATGCTGAAGGACAAAGGCATCACCGTCCATGAGCGCCACATCATGCCAGAAGAGCTCGGCAGTTTTGAGCAATGCTGGCTGACCGGCACCGCCGCCGAGGTCACCCCAGTGGGCCAGATCGGAGAGCATACCTTCGAGGTCGGCGACATCACCCGCGATATCGCGGAAAGCTATGAGGCTTTGGTGCGGGCGTAA
- a CDS encoding DMT family transporter, with the protein MPSSRGILFKVIALFLFSIMASLVKASAPHVPSYQAVFFRSFFAMPIILIWLAQRHDLRTGLKTQNPFGHLWRGLIGTSAMVMGFSALGILPLPEVTAIGFAAPLFTVILAALLLGETIRIFRLTALAIGLIGVAIIIAPRLTVFELGGIESIMLIGALLALGSAFLRALAVVHVRRLVKTEETAAIVFYFSLTATCASLATVPLGWVWPEPREFVFLISAGLVGGVAQIFLTTGYRYAQASTLAPFDYLSMLFALIIGYFIFAEVPTVATLAGASIVIFAGILIIYRERKLGLERGKARPTVTPQG; encoded by the coding sequence ATGCCCTCCAGTCGCGGTATCCTGTTTAAGGTGATCGCCCTCTTTTTGTTTTCGATCATGGCGTCCCTGGTCAAAGCCTCGGCCCCTCATGTGCCGTCTTACCAAGCGGTGTTTTTCAGGTCGTTTTTTGCGATGCCAATCATTCTGATCTGGCTTGCGCAACGGCATGATCTGCGAACCGGGTTAAAGACCCAGAACCCCTTTGGGCATCTGTGGCGCGGGTTGATTGGGACCTCAGCAATGGTCATGGGCTTTTCCGCCCTTGGTATACTCCCTTTGCCAGAAGTTACAGCGATTGGGTTCGCGGCACCCTTATTCACGGTCATACTGGCGGCACTTTTACTGGGCGAGACCATCCGGATATTTCGCTTAACCGCATTGGCGATCGGCTTGATTGGGGTCGCCATAATCATTGCGCCGCGTCTGACTGTGTTCGAACTGGGCGGTATTGAAAGCATCATGCTGATCGGCGCTCTGTTGGCCCTGGGGTCTGCATTCCTGCGCGCTTTGGCGGTGGTTCATGTAAGGCGCTTGGTCAAGACCGAAGAGACGGCTGCCATCGTCTTTTACTTTTCGCTTACAGCAACCTGCGCGTCTTTGGCGACCGTCCCGCTGGGTTGGGTTTGGCCCGAACCGAGAGAGTTTGTTTTCCTGATCTCGGCGGGTTTGGTCGGCGGGGTCGCCCAAATTTTCCTGACAACGGGCTATCGATATGCGCAGGCCAGTACTTTGGCCCCGTTTGACTACCTGTCGATGCTGTTCGCTTTGATTATCGGCTATTTCATTTTCGCCGAAGTGCCAACTGTTGCGACCCTCGCGGGGGCGTCAATTGTGATTTTTGCAGGCATTCTGATTATCTATCGTGAGCGAAAACTGGGGCTGGAGCGCGGTAAAGCGCGGCCCACGGTGACTCCGCAGGGGTAA
- a CDS encoding AEC family transporter: MIDILYIVLPIYLAIALGFTLVKTKAFSDSDMRIIGRFVINVAFPALIFQAMATRPLSEVLNADYMLPYALSGLAVMAISYVTFGALGWETKIRAAGVMGSSCPNNGFVGYAFFLLAMPDLAPVILALNLVVENLLIVPLCMMLMRSAETERGGGLRRIGRIFLSVLKTPLIIALLTGTLVNFLNIPVPGPAKQFISILAAAASALGLVVIGAALASLPPGTSFVRAGQVVSAKILLSPAIAFAITYGLTAAGVIALSPNLFAAVILSAAMPTFGIFVVFTQRLNLEGFASLVLFGSTLGAFVTLSALLTWLT; the protein is encoded by the coding sequence ATGATTGATATTCTCTACATCGTTCTCCCGATCTACCTGGCCATCGCGCTTGGCTTCACACTGGTAAAAACCAAAGCGTTCAGCGACAGCGATATGCGCATCATTGGACGCTTTGTGATCAACGTGGCGTTTCCGGCTTTGATCTTTCAGGCGATGGCGACACGCCCCCTGAGCGAGGTTTTGAACGCCGACTACATGCTGCCCTATGCCCTGAGTGGTCTGGCGGTCATGGCAATAAGCTATGTGACGTTTGGCGCACTGGGGTGGGAGACAAAAATTCGCGCGGCAGGCGTGATGGGGTCTAGCTGTCCGAACAATGGTTTTGTTGGGTATGCGTTTTTCCTATTGGCAATGCCGGACCTCGCGCCGGTGATCCTTGCGCTCAATCTGGTGGTTGAAAACCTTCTGATCGTGCCGCTGTGCATGATGCTGATGCGCAGCGCGGAAACCGAGCGCGGTGGGGGGCTTCGGCGGATCGGTCGGATTTTCCTGTCTGTTTTGAAAACGCCTTTGATTATTGCGCTTTTGACTGGGACATTGGTGAACTTCCTAAACATTCCCGTTCCGGGTCCGGCGAAACAGTTCATCAGCATTCTCGCGGCCGCCGCCAGCGCCTTGGGGCTCGTCGTGATCGGCGCCGCTTTGGCCTCCCTCCCGCCCGGCACGAGTTTTGTGCGTGCGGGACAGGTTGTGAGCGCCAAGATCCTGCTGTCTCCGGCGATTGCCTTTGCCATCACATATGGCCTGACAGCTGCCGGTGTGATCGCCTTGTCGCCCAACCTTTTTGCCGCTGTCATCCTGTCTGCGGCGATGCCGACCTTCGGAATCTTTGTCGTCTTCACACAGCGTCTGAACCTCGAAGGCTTCGCGAGCCTTGTTCTCTTTGGCTCGACCCTTGGGGCCTTCGTCACCCTAAGTGCACTTTTAACTTGGTTGACCTGA
- a CDS encoding HD domain-containing protein, which translates to MEALRAQLRAIIQREMQQDPAHDIAHLDRVWANAHRIAKSEHGVNLRVLLGATYFHDLVNLPKDAHNRAEASRMSAEKAAPFLTDLGFTPDEIKAAQHAIAAHSYSAGIPPESFEAEILRDADRLDALGAVGIARTFMVAGTMGRPLLDPNDPFAADRDLDDQLWSIDHWHLKLLQLPHEMVTEKGRKIARKRARLMLAYLKQLAKEMDTDLPDHWAKLLQ; encoded by the coding sequence ATGGAGGCCCTTCGCGCACAGCTTCGCGCGATTATCCAACGGGAAATGCAACAGGATCCAGCGCATGATATCGCGCATTTGGATCGGGTTTGGGCCAATGCGCATCGGATTGCCAAGTCTGAACACGGTGTGAATTTGCGCGTGCTCTTGGGGGCTACGTATTTCCACGATCTGGTGAATCTGCCCAAAGACGCGCATAACAGGGCCGAGGCCTCTCGGATGTCCGCCGAGAAAGCAGCGCCGTTTCTGACCGACCTTGGGTTCACCCCGGATGAGATCAAAGCAGCGCAACACGCGATTGCGGCCCATAGCTATTCGGCGGGAATTCCTCCGGAAAGCTTTGAGGCCGAGATCCTGCGTGATGCTGATCGATTGGACGCTTTAGGGGCCGTTGGGATCGCGCGTACCTTTATGGTGGCGGGAACCATGGGGCGGCCCTTGTTGGACCCCAATGACCCGTTCGCGGCGGATCGAGATCTGGATGATCAGCTTTGGTCGATTGACCATTGGCATCTCAAGCTCTTGCAACTGCCGCATGAGATGGTGACCGAAAAGGGCCGCAAAATCGCGCGCAAGAGGGCGCGCCTTATGCTGGCCTATTTGAAACAATTGGCCAAGGAAATGGATACGGATCTGCCCGACCATTGGGCCAAATTGTTGCAATGA